One genomic window of Hydra vulgaris chromosome 03, alternate assembly HydraT2T_AEP includes the following:
- the LOC136077856 gene encoding uncharacterized protein LOC136077856 has protein sequence MMPPKKKIERVDDTFLVGKRNCTIPNNKFATTQEILQYYNFLRKSKPEVKLSFIVGCPNKSGSFSPNCPTSQLHCCIISKLVVPWTRGGFEVITTQKLRIKVTKMVQDWMKLKSLSKRNNAAEVKKRKNFKENMKKVFWIGENPLNMIEKIRKDRLRNQNDKEEDIAFLKDQLEERKVRGIG, from the exons atgatGCCAcccaaaaagaaaattgaaagaGTTGATGATACTTTTTTAGTGGGAAAAAGAAATTGTACTATTCCTAACAACAAATTTGCAACTACACAAGAAATTCTTCAATACTACAACTTTCTGAGAAAATCTAAACCTGAagttaaactgagttttattgTAGGATGTCCAAACAAAAGTGGATCATTCTCACCAAATTGTCCTACCAGTCAGTTACATTGCTGCATAATATCTAAACTTGTAGTTCCATGGACACGTGGTGGATTTGAAGTAATTACAACTCAGAAGCTAAG gATCAAGGTCACAAAAATGGTGCAAGACTGGATGAAGCTGAAAAGCCTAAGCAAAAGAAACAACGCTgctgaagttaaaaaaagaaagaactttaaagaaaatatgaaaaaggtTTTTTGGATCGGAGAAAACCCACTAAATatgattgaaaaaataagaaaagatagGTTGAGAAACCAAAATGACAAAGAGGAAGACATAGCTTTTCTTAAAGACCAATTAGAGGAAAGAAAAGTTAGGGGGATTGGATAA